The following proteins are encoded in a genomic region of Burkholderia cepacia:
- the hpaD gene encoding 3,4-dihydroxyphenylacetate 2,3-dioxygenase, translating to MGKLSLAAKITHVPSMYLSELPGRHHGCREAAIRGHQLIGERCRALGVDTIVVSDVHWLVNAGYHVNCNARFSGIYTSNELPHFIRDMEYAYPGNPALGRLIAETASARGVATRAHEIDSLELEYGTLVPMRYMNADQHFKVVSIAGWCMWHQLDESRRFGEALLEAIEKSDSNVAFLASGSLSHRFNDNGSPEESIHQISREFFRQVDLRVVELWKQGDFKTFCAMLPEYNTHCHGEGGMHDTAMLLGLLGWDRYDKPVEIVTDYFASSGTGQINAIFPLA from the coding sequence ATGGGCAAACTGTCCCTCGCCGCGAAGATCACGCACGTGCCGTCGATGTACCTGTCGGAACTGCCCGGCAGGCATCACGGCTGCCGTGAAGCGGCGATCCGCGGCCACCAGCTGATCGGCGAGCGCTGCCGCGCGCTCGGCGTCGACACGATCGTCGTGTCGGACGTGCACTGGCTCGTCAATGCCGGCTATCACGTGAACTGCAATGCGCGGTTCTCGGGCATCTACACGAGCAACGAGCTGCCGCATTTCATTCGCGACATGGAGTACGCGTATCCGGGCAACCCGGCGCTCGGCCGGCTGATCGCCGAGACGGCCAGCGCGCGTGGCGTCGCGACGCGCGCGCACGAGATCGACAGCCTCGAACTCGAATACGGCACGCTCGTGCCGATGCGCTACATGAACGCCGACCAGCATTTCAAGGTCGTGTCGATCGCCGGCTGGTGCATGTGGCATCAGCTCGACGAAAGCCGCCGCTTCGGCGAGGCGCTGCTCGAAGCGATCGAGAAGAGCGATTCGAACGTCGCGTTCCTCGCGAGCGGCTCGCTGTCGCACCGCTTCAACGACAACGGCAGCCCCGAGGAATCGATCCACCAGATCAGCCGCGAATTCTTCCGGCAGGTCGACCTGCGCGTGGTCGAGCTGTGGAAGCAGGGCGATTTCAAGACCTTCTGCGCGATGCTGCCCGAGTACAACACGCACTGCCACGGCGAAGGTGGCATGCACGACACGGCGATGCTGCTCGGATTGCTCGGCTGGGACCGCTACGACAAGCCCGTCGAGATCGTCACCGACTATTTCGCGAGTTCGGGCACCGGGCAGATCAACGCGATCTTCCCGCTGGCCTGA
- the hpaE gene encoding 5-carboxymethyl-2-hydroxymuconate semialdehyde dehydrogenase: MTIKHWIGGREVESRETFTTLNPATGEVITDVASGGEAEVDAAVRAAKEAFPKWANTPAKERAKLMRKLGELIEKNVPMLAALETQDTGLPIAQTSKQLIPRASENFNFFAEVCVQMNGRTYPVDDQMLNYTLYQPVGVCALVSPWNVPFMTATWKTAPCLALGNTAVLKMSELSPLTADQLGRLALEAGIPPGVLNVVQGYGATAGDALVRHPDVRAVSFTGGTVTGKRIMERAGLKKYSMELGGKSPVLVFDDADFDRALDASLFTIFSINGERCTAGSRIFVQRTIYDRFVQEFARRANNLVVGDPADPATNLGAMITRQHWEKVTGYIRIGEQEGARVVAGGADKPAGLPDHLRNGNFVRPTVFADVDNRMRIAQEEIFGPVACIIPFEDEDEGLRLANDTAYGLASYIWTQDVGKVHRLARGIEAGMVFVNSQNVRDLRQPFGGVKESGTGREGGEYSFEVFAEIKNVCISMGSHHIPRWGV; this comes from the coding sequence ATGACCATCAAGCACTGGATCGGCGGCCGCGAAGTCGAGAGCCGCGAGACCTTCACGACGCTGAACCCCGCGACGGGCGAAGTCATCACCGACGTCGCGTCGGGCGGCGAGGCCGAGGTCGACGCGGCCGTGCGCGCGGCGAAGGAAGCCTTCCCGAAATGGGCGAACACGCCTGCCAAGGAGCGCGCGAAGCTGATGCGCAAGCTCGGCGAGCTGATCGAAAAGAACGTGCCGATGCTCGCGGCGCTTGAGACGCAGGACACGGGCCTGCCGATCGCGCAGACGAGCAAGCAGCTGATTCCGCGTGCGTCCGAGAACTTCAACTTCTTCGCGGAAGTGTGCGTGCAGATGAACGGTCGCACGTATCCGGTTGACGACCAGATGCTGAACTACACGCTGTACCAGCCGGTCGGCGTGTGCGCACTGGTGTCGCCGTGGAACGTGCCGTTCATGACGGCCACGTGGAAAACGGCGCCGTGCCTCGCGCTCGGCAACACGGCCGTGCTGAAGATGTCGGAGCTGTCGCCGCTGACGGCCGACCAGCTCGGCCGGCTCGCGCTCGAAGCCGGCATCCCGCCCGGCGTGCTGAACGTCGTGCAGGGCTACGGCGCAACGGCCGGCGACGCGCTCGTGCGCCACCCGGACGTGCGTGCGGTGTCGTTCACCGGCGGCACCGTCACCGGCAAGCGGATCATGGAGCGTGCCGGTCTCAAGAAGTATTCGATGGAGCTCGGCGGCAAGTCGCCGGTGCTGGTCTTCGACGACGCCGATTTCGATCGCGCGCTCGACGCGTCGCTGTTTACGATCTTCTCGATCAACGGCGAACGCTGCACCGCCGGTTCGCGGATCTTCGTGCAGCGCACGATCTACGACCGCTTCGTGCAGGAATTCGCGCGTCGCGCGAACAACCTGGTGGTCGGCGATCCGGCCGATCCGGCCACGAATCTCGGCGCGATGATCACGCGCCAGCACTGGGAGAAGGTGACGGGCTATATCCGCATCGGCGAGCAGGAAGGCGCGCGCGTGGTCGCGGGCGGCGCGGACAAGCCGGCAGGGTTGCCCGACCATCTGCGCAACGGCAACTTCGTGCGTCCGACCGTGTTCGCCGACGTCGACAACCGGATGCGCATCGCGCAGGAAGAGATCTTCGGGCCGGTCGCCTGCATCATCCCGTTCGAGGACGAAGACGAAGGGCTGCGGCTCGCGAACGACACGGCGTACGGTCTTGCGTCGTACATCTGGACGCAGGACGTCGGCAAGGTGCATCGTCTGGCACGCGGGATCGAGGCCGGGATGGTGTTCGTAAACAGCCAGAACGTGCGCGACCTGCGCCAGCCGTTCGGCGGCGTGAAGGAATCGGGTACCGGGCGCGAGGGCGGCGAGTACAGTTTCGAGGTGTTCGCGGAGATCAAGAACGTGTGCATCTCGATGGGTTCGCATCACATCCCGCGCTGGGGCGTGTGA